The segment TCCCCGGATTTCAGCGGATGTCAGGCGTCGCCCGCCAGCACCTGGGCGATATGCAGCACGCGCGTGCTGCTGTCGCCGGTGCGGCGCAGGCGGCCTTCGATATTGAGGATGCAGCCCAGGTCGCCCAGCACCACCGTATCGGCGCCGCTGGCCTTGATGTTGGCGCACTTCTCGTCGACGATCGCGGTCGAGATATTGCCGTACTTGACCGAGAAGGTGCCGCCAAAACCGCAGCAGGCTTCGCAATCCTTCATTTCGGTCAGCTGCACGCCCGGCAGCCGCGACAACAGCTCGCGCGGCTGCTGCTTGACGCCCAGCTCGCGCAGGCCGGAACAGGAATCGTGATAGGTGACATGGCCCGAGAACGACGACGGCAGCGTCTGCACCCTGGCCACGTTGACCAGGAAATCCGTCAGCTCGAACACGCGTTCGCGCAGGCGCTCGTAGCGGCCGTTGAGTTCGGGATCGTTGTGCAGCAGGTCGCCGTAGTGCTGGCGGATCATGCCGCCGCAGCTGCCCGACGGCACCACGATGTAGTCGAACATCTCGAACTCGCGCAGGAATTTCTCCGCCAGGTCGCGCGACACCGCGCGCTCGCCCGAGTTGTAGGCCGGCTGGCCGCAGCAGGTCTGCGCCTCGGGCACCATGACCTCGTAGCCGGCGGCTTCCAGCAGCTTGAGCACCGAAAACCCGATTTCCGGACGCATCAGGTCCACCAGACAGGTGGCGAACAGACCAACTCGCATTGTCGACTTCTCCAGACCCGAAACCCCGCAATTATGCGCGTTTGCGTCGCGCGTGGCGCACAAACCGTTCAGCAAGGGCGTGAATCCGGTGCAATGCACATCACTTCCGGTGAGCAACATCACCAGCCGTTTCTTACGGTAATGTCATTTCACCTATTGAAATTTTCACAATGTGAGATAGAATCGGGCAGACGCTTAAAAATGCCGCAAGCAACATTTCTCTTTTTTCCATCTATGTCCGACGCAGACAAGTCACCCGGCAAGACGTCCATCCAGGTCATCGAGCGCATGATGACCCTGCTGGACGCGCTCGCGCAGCACGCCGACCCGGTCAGCCTGAAAGAGCTGTCACTGGCCACGGGGCTGCATCCCTCCACCGCCCACCGCATCCTCAACGACATGGTGGCCTGCCGCTTTGTCGACCGTTCCGATCCCGGCAGCTACCGGCTCGGCATGCGGCTGCTGGAACTGGGCAACCTGGTCAAGGCACGCCTGTCCGTGCGCGACGCGGCGCTGGCGCCGATGCGCGCGCTGCACCGCGTCACCGGCCAGACCGTGAACCTGTCGGTGCGCCAGGGCGACGAGATCGTCTACATCGAGCGCGCCTACAGCGAGCGCTCGGGCATGCAGGTGGTGCGCGCCATCGGCGGCCGCGCGCCGCTGCACCTGACCTCGGTCGGCAAGCTGTTCCTGGCAGCGGACGAAGCCGCGCGCGTACGCAACTACGCCACCCGCACCGGGCTGGCCGGACATACCCGCACCTCGATCACCGACCTGACCAAGCTCGAGCGGGAGCTCAGCTGGGTGCGCTCCAACGGCTATGCGCGCGACAACGAAGAGCTGGAACTGGGCGTGCGCTGCATTGCCGCCGGCATCTATGACGACTCGCGCCGGCTGGTGGCCGGGCTGTCGCTGTCGGCACCGGCCGACCGGCTGCAGGACAGCTGGCTGCAAAACCTGAAGGACACGGCGCTGCAGATCTCGCGCGGCATGGGCTACGTGACCGAAGCCGCCGCCTGAAGGCCGAATCGCCAGCCGCCGCCAACGCGCGGGCTGCCATCATGGCAGTCCGCGCGTTTTGCTTTGGGACTGCGGTCGTCTCAATTCCATGGTTTACCCTTAGTTTTCAGATAACCAGCAAACCATATAATTGGCACCCATGCGAACCCGTGCCGTCACCCTCACCGAACAGGTCACCCGCCAGCTGCGCGCCGATATCGAAAGCGGCGCCTACCCGGTCGGCAGCCGGTTGCCGACCGGCAGGCAGCTGTCCGAGCAGTACGGCGTCAGCGCCGCGGTGATCCGCGAAGTCACCGAGCACCTGCGTTCGCAGGGCTTCGTCGAGTCACGCCAGGGCGTCGGCTGCACGGTGCGCTCGCGTACCGGCTCGGCGGGATTCCAGCTGCCGCGCGAACCCGATATCGACGCCAGCGGGCTGGCCGACCTGTACGACCTGCGCATCGACCTGGAAGGCGCCGCCGCAGCGCTGGCCGCCGTGCGCCGCACCGATGAGGACGTGGCCGCACTGAGTGCACTGCTGCAGCGGCTGCGCGCTCATCTCTATGACCCGCAGCCGGCCGCCGATATCGACGCCGCGTTCCATATCGGCATTGCCGCCGCCACGCACAACCCCTACTACCGCCAGCTGCTGCAGTACCTGAACCTGCAGCTGCACCAGGCCGTGGCCACCGCGCGCGCCAATACGCTGCGCCAGGCAGGCCTGGCCGAGACCGTGCATGCCGAGCATGAAGCGATCGTCGATGCCATCCGCCGTGGCGATGCCGCGGCAGCCCGCGCGGCCGCGGTGACACACCTGCAATGCGCGGCGCGCCGGCTTGGCTTGGTGCTGCGCACGCGCGCCGATGAAGCGTCGACAGCGCGCGTAGCCAGCTCCCCTTCCCTTTCCTGAGACGACACCACCATCATGCAAACCGGCCAATTCGCCCAGCGGCTCACCGAGGCCCTCGGCGCCGACACCGTCCTGACCAACCCCGACGACATCGCCCCGTGGCTGTCCGACTGGCGCGGCATCTACCGCGGCCAGGCCCAGGCCGTGCTGCGGCCGCGCACCGTGGACGAAGTCTCGCGCGCCCTGGCGTTGTGCCAGCAGGCCGCGGTGCCGGTGGTGCCGCGCGGCGGCAATACCGGCCTGTGCGGCGGCGCCACGCCCGATGCGCAGGCGCAGAACGTGGTGCTGAGCCTGGACCGCATGAACGCGGTGCGCTCGCTCGACACCATCGCCAACACCATGGTTGCAGAGGCCGGCTGCATCCTCGGCAACCTGCGCCGCGCGGCGCAAGACGCCAACCGGCTGCTGCCGCTGTCGCTGGCCGCCGAAGACTCATGCCAGATCGGCGGCAACCTTGCGACCAATGCCGGCGGCGTGAACGTGGTGCGCTATGGCATGGCGCGCGAACTGGTGCTGGGCGTGGAAGCGGTGCTGCCCAACGGCGAGGTCTTCCATGGCCTGCGCACGCTGCGCAAGGACAATACCGGCTATGACCTGAAGCAGCTGCTGGTCGGCTCCGAAGGTACGCTCGGCGTAATCACCGCGGCCGCGCTGCGGCTGTTCCCGCGTACCGACACGCGCAGTGTGGTGCTGGCGGCGGTGGCCTCGCCGGCGCAGTCGCTGGCACTCTATGAACTGCTGTTTGAACAATGCGGCGCGCGCCTGCAGGCGTTCGAATTCTTTACCGGCGATTGCCTGGACTTGGTGCTCACGCACGCAGAGGGCGTGCAGGAGCCGTTCGCGCAACGCTACCCCGCCTACGTATTGGTGGAACTGGCCGACACCACGGACGAAGATGCGCTGAACGCGCTGCTCGAACGCGTTATCGGCGAAGCGCTGGAGCGCGAGCTGTGCCTCGATGCAGCCGTGTCTGCCTCGCTCGCACAATTGCAGGCGCTGTGGAAACTGCGCGAGGAAATCTCCGAGGCGCAGCGCGCCGACGGCCCGCACCTGAAGCACGACATCTCGCTCCCGATCGAGCAGATTCCGGCCTTCATGACCTCGATGGAAACGCGGCTGCGTGGGCTCGATCCCGCCATCCGGCCCTTTATCTTCGGGCACTTCGGCGACGGCAACCTGCACTACAACCTGTCGCGCCCGGCCGGCGCGCCCAAGGACTGGGCGGCCACGCAAGGCGATGCGGTGACCGACGCGGTGCTGGACGAAGTGATGCGCTACGGCGGCAGCATCAGCGCCGAGCATGGCATCGGCCAGCTCAAGCGCCATGCCTTCCTGACCATGAAGGACCCGCTGGAACTGCGGCTGATGCGCGAGATCAAGGCCGTGTTCGACCCGGCCGGGATCATGAACCCAGGCAAGCTGCTCTGACGGCCGCGGCCGCCAGAACGAAAAACGCGCCGTGGCACGGCGCGTTTTTTCCCGGTCAGGCGTTCCGTATCAGATGCCGCGCGACTGTTGCGAGGCCAGGATCGCGTGCGCGCCGCCCGGAGCCTGCGTCAGGTTCGGCGACGACGGGAAACCACGCTGCGGCGACGATGGCGACGGCGCATGCTCCAGCCAGTCCTTGACGCGGTTGGCATCGGCAAAGCGCGACAGCTTGCCGGCCGAGTCCAGGAACACCATCACCACGTTGCGGCCCTGGACCTTGGCCTGCATCACCAGGCACTGGCCGGCCTCGGAGATAAAGCCGGTCTTCTGCAGGCCGATCTCCCAGTTGCCGCCGCGCACCAGGCGGTTAGTGCTGACGTAGTGCTGGGTGCGGCCCAGCACGTTGACCTCATGCTCGGTCTGCGTCGAGAACTCGCGGATGGTCGGGTTGCGATACGCCGCGTTGACCATGCGCACCAGGTCCGTCGCGCTCGACACATTGCTGCTCGACAGCCCGCTGGAATCGACGAAGTGGCTGTCGTTCATGCCCAGCTCGCGGGCCTTGCGGTTCATCGCCTGGACAAAGGCCGGCAGGCCGCCCGGGTAGTTGCGGCCCAGCGCCGACGCGGCGCGGTTCTCGGACGACATCAGCGCCAGCAGCAGCAATTCCTGGCGCGTCAGCTGCGTACCAAAGCGCAGGCGCGAGCCGCTGTGCTTTTCGGTGTCGCGGTCTTCCTCGGAGATGGTCAGCACTTCGTCCATCGGCAGGCGGGCGTCCATCACCACCAGCGCGGTCATCAGCTTGGTGATCGAAGCGATCGGCAGCACCGCACTGGCGTTCTTCTGGAACAGCACCTCGTTGGAATTCTGGTCCATCACCAGTGCCACGCTGGAGCGCAGTGCCAGCGCGTCGTCAGTGTCACGCAAGCCCATGGCTTCGCCCAGCGACGGCTTGGCCGGGGTGAAGGCGGCGCGCACGGGTGCGGCACGCTGGGCTACGACGGTATGGCGCTTGCCATTTTTCAGCACCACCACTTTGCGTGTGCTGCTTGCTTCGCGCTTGGCGACCTTGCCGCTACGCGAGCTCTTGGCAACAATCTTCGAAGCACCCTTTTTCTCGGCGTTAACCGATTTTACCTGCTTTTTCGACGTTTTTTGGGTAGTTGCGGACTTGGTGGCCGCTTCGGCCACAGGTGCCGCGACCATCGACACCGATACCAGGACCGCGGTGGCAACAGCGGACAGGGGTGCGGAGCCGAAGAATCTGGAAAAAATGGAATCAGACCGGAACATGATTCGTTCAGCGCATAGGAATGGCGCTAGTGTAGGAAAGAAAGAAATTGTTAGCAAGATTAAAGACTTACAGACGCTCCTTAAAGTTCGATTTGCAAACATTTCCACATTGCGGAAAAAGCAACCAAAAGGTCACGTTTGCATGCGAACCGCCTCTGGCTTGCCCCAGGCGTACCCGGGTTCACCTTGCTGCCCCTTGGAACACTCCCAGCCAATACACGGACGTCGTCTTGTATATCGGCACTCATCGTTACACATTGATACAAACTTTTCTCAAACTTTGCTATGAGAGGAAACGCGCGAACCCGCTGACCGGCTCACGTTCCGTGGTCAGCTGGTTCTCGATCGCTTCCGGGTCGGCAAAACCCAGTGACATGCCGCATACCACCATTTCCTCCGGTGGCAGCCGCAGGTGGCTGCCAATAATCTTGTGGAACTGCGTGAACGCCGCCTGCGGACAGGTATCAAGCCCGCGCGCCCGGGCGGCGACCATGATGCTTTGCAGGAACATGCCGTAGTCCAGCCAGCTGCCCTGCTCCATGATGCGGTCGATGGTGAAGATCATCCCCACCGGCGCATCGAAGAAACGGAAATTGCGCGCGTGCTGCTCATGCATGCGCGCCTTGTCTTCGCGGCTGATCTCAAGCAGTCCGTACAGGTCCCAGCCCACCTTGCGCCGCCGCGACAAGTAGGGGTCGGCCCACTCGCGCGGGTAGTACGGATACTCTTCCAGGTACTTGCTGTCGCGCTCGGGGTCTTCGTAGGCGCCCAGCACATCGGCGCACAGCTTGGCCTTCGCCTCGCCGGACAGCACATAGACGCGCCACGGCTGCGTATTGGTGCCCGACGGCGCACGGCTGGCTACGGCCAGGATTTCCTCGACGGTCCGGCGCGGCACCTGCGTATCGAGAAAGGCCCGCACCGAACGCCGCGTCAGGATCGCGCGATCCACGCAGTCCACGGCATCCTGCGAACCGAATTGCACCTCGTGGGACATCTTGTTCATCTCCTGTTGCCCCGTTCCTACCCTTGCCCGCCCGTCACCGCGTCGGCCATCACCAACGGCAGCAGCGCCTCGCGCAGCGGCTCCGGCAACGGCACCGGCCGGCGCGTGGCGCGATCGACATAGACGTGGATGAAATGCCCCTGCGCGGCGGCAGTCTCGTTGTCGCCGCTGAACAGCCCGACCTCATAGCGCACGCTCGACGTGCCCAGTCTTGCCACGCGCAGGCCGGCCACCACGGTCTCGGGAAAGCTCAGCGACGAGAAGTAGTTGCACTGCGTCTCGATCACCAGCCCGATCGTGTCGCCCGACGTGACATCGAGCACGCCCTGCCGGATCAGGTAGGTATTCACCACGGTATCAAAGTAACTGTAGTAGACAACGTTGTTAACGTGGCCATAGACATCGTTATCCATCCAACGCGTGGTGATCGGCTGGAAGTACGGATAGGCACTGCGCGACTCGGCTTGCGGTTTCATGAGACGTGGACGGGACAGGATGGGATAGGAATATTCTGAAGTAGCCGCATACGCGACACTACCGGCGGATGACAAGTGCGACACCAAGCGCCGCGAGCACCATGCCGGCAGCGGCCAGCGGCGGAAAGCGCTCACCGAAGAGCAGCCACGCCGTCACCGCGGTAGTGGGCGGCGTCAGGTACATCAGGCTCGACACCTTGGTGGCCGCGCCCCGCCGGATCAGCAGGAACAGCAGCGAGATGGCGCCGATCGACAGCGCCACCACCGACCACGCCATGGCACCAAGCATCGCGGCACTCCACTGCACCGCGCGGGTCTCGAACAGGAACATGAACGGCACGCACGCAAGTGCCGCCGCGGCGAACTGGATCACCGAGCCCATGCGCAGGTCGAACACCGGGCAGAAGTGCTTCTGGTAGACCGTGCCGACGGTGATGCTGAGCAAGGCGCCACCCGCCAGTGCCAGGCTTGCCGGCGTGAGTCCGCTGGCACCCAGCTTGTTGGCCACCACCAGCGCCACGCCGGCGATGCCGAGCAGCAGGCCCAGCCACGCGCGCGCGCCGATGCGCTCACCCATGCGCGTGGCGATCAGCGCGGTCAGGATCGGCTGCATGCCGACGATCAGCGCCGATACGCCGGCAGGCATGCCAAGCTTGATCGCAGCCCAGACGCCACCCAGGTAGCCCGTCTGCAGCAACAGCCCCGCTACGGCGATATGGCCGACCGCGGACCAGTCCGTTTGCGCCTTGCCCGGCAGGCGCGGCAGCGGCACGCGCGCCAGCAGCACGAATGGCACCATCAGCACCACCACGCCGGCAAAGCGCAGGAACAGGAAGGTCATCGGCTCCGCGTACGGCATGCCGTATTTGGCAACGATAAAGCCGGTGCTCCAGATCAGCACGAACAGCCACGGCATCGACGCCACCCACAGCGTGGCGCGGGCGCTTGACGCTGCTGCGCCGCCTTGCTCCATCACGCCGCTCATGTGGCCAGCAGCGCCTGTGCATGGCGCGCGTGATATTGTGCGGCCAGGCTTACGGTCTGCGCGTGGACCGCAACCGTGTCCTCGATCTGGTTGCCGTAGCCGCCCGCCATCGCCACCGCCACCGGCAACTGGCGTGCATGCGCGGCATCGAACACCAGCCGGTCGCGCCGTGCCAGGCCCGCCAAGGTCAGCCTGAGCCGCCCGAGGCGATCGCCCTCATGCGGATCGGCGCCGGCCAGGTAGATGATCAGCTCGGGATCGAAGCGGCTGAACAGCGTGTCCAGCGCCGCCTGCAGCGCCTGCGCATAGGTATCGTCGTCGCAGCCGTCCGGCAGGCCGACGTCCAGGTCGCTGGCCTCTTTGCGGAACGGATAGTTCTTCTCGCCATGCAGCGACAACGTGAACACGGACGGATCGCCTTGCAGGATCGACGCGGTGCCGTTGCCCTGGTGCACATCCAGGTCGACCACGGCCACGCGGCGCACGGCGCCATCGCGCTGCAGCACGCGCGCCGCAATCGCGGCATCGTTGAACACGCAGAAGCCGCCGCCCTTGTCGGCATACGCATGGTGGGTGCCGCCCGCCAGGTTCACGGCAATGCCTTCGCGCAGCGCCGTCCGGCAGGCCTCGATGGTGGCGCCTGCGGAGCGCCGCGAGCGTTCCACCATGGCCTCGGACCACGGGAAGCCGATCTCGCGCTGGCGCGCCGCGTCGAGCGTGCCGGCTGACGCGGCCTGCACGTACCCGGGCGTGTGCGCCAGCAACAAGGCATCGTCGCCCGCGCGCGGCGCCTCAACCAGGCGCAGCCCCGGCACCTGCGCCGCGACGGCATCGCGCAGCATGCTGTACTTGCGCATCGGGAAACGGTGCCCGGGTGGCAGTGGCAGCACAAAATGGTCGGCATAGAAAGCGAGCATGGAAGTGGCCTGGGCGGTTCTGTTCACGTCTTTGTTAGTTCCCGGCGCGGCCATCCGTGCGGGCGCGGGCAATCCGCGATGGTAGCACCCCTGCATGGCCCTCGCCGGAGCGCCCCGGAGTGGCGTCACAGCCGCTCCCGTGTATCGCCAGCAACGTTGTTTGTGCATTGCACAAAATCCACTTGACATTGGATCTGGCGCCCCTAAAATAGGAATTGTTGCGGCGCACCAAATAAGAAATGCGCCTTGACCCACCCACACGCCTGGGCTGGCCGAATCGGGCACAACACCGTCACGGCCCTGACATCTAGGCGGCTTAATTTGCTAGACCTTGAAGTTCACCACTGGAGACCAGCAATGATCCTCACCCCGGAACAAGTTGCAGCAGCGCAAAAGGCCAACCTCGAAACGCTGTTCGGCCTGACCACCAAGGCGTTTGAAGGCGTCGAAAAGCTCGTCGAGCTGAACCTGCAGGTCGTCAAGACTTCGTTCGCAGAAGGCGTTGACAACGCCAAGAAGGCGCTGTCGGCCAAGGACGCACAGGAACTGCTGGCCATCCAGGCCGCAGCCGTGCAGCCGGTTGCCGAAAAGACCCTGGCCTACACCCGCCACCTGTATGAAATCGCTTCGGAAACCCAGAGCGAGTTCACCAAGGTAGCCGAGGCTCAACTGGCCGAAGGCTCGAAGAACGTGCAAGCGCTGGTCGAGAACCTCGCCAAGAACGCC is part of the Cupriavidus necator genome and harbors:
- a CDS encoding acyl-CoA thioesterase, translated to MKPQAESRSAYPYFQPITTRWMDNDVYGHVNNVVYYSYFDTVVNTYLIRQGVLDVTSGDTIGLVIETQCNYFSSLSFPETVVAGLRVARLGTSSVRYEVGLFSGDNETAAAQGHFIHVYVDRATRRPVPLPEPLREALLPLVMADAVTGGQG
- a CDS encoding nitroreductase gives rise to the protein MNKMSHEVQFGSQDAVDCVDRAILTRRSVRAFLDTQVPRRTVEEILAVASRAPSGTNTQPWRVYVLSGEAKAKLCADVLGAYEDPERDSKYLEEYPYYPREWADPYLSRRRKVGWDLYGLLEISREDKARMHEQHARNFRFFDAPVGMIFTIDRIMEQGSWLDYGMFLQSIMVAARARGLDTCPQAAFTQFHKIIGSHLRLPPEEMVVCGMSLGFADPEAIENQLTTEREPVSGFARFLS
- a CDS encoding histone deacetylase — its product is MLAFYADHFVLPLPPGHRFPMRKYSMLRDAVAAQVPGLRLVEAPRAGDDALLLAHTPGYVQAASAGTLDAARQREIGFPWSEAMVERSRRSAGATIEACRTALREGIAVNLAGGTHHAYADKGGGFCVFNDAAIAARVLQRDGAVRRVAVVDLDVHQGNGTASILQGDPSVFTLSLHGEKNYPFRKEASDLDVGLPDGCDDDTYAQALQAALDTLFSRFDPELIIYLAGADPHEGDRLGRLRLTLAGLARRDRLVFDAAHARQLPVAVAMAGGYGNQIEDTVAVHAQTVSLAAQYHARHAQALLAT
- a CDS encoding IclR family transcriptional regulator; its protein translation is MSDADKSPGKTSIQVIERMMTLLDALAQHADPVSLKELSLATGLHPSTAHRILNDMVACRFVDRSDPGSYRLGMRLLELGNLVKARLSVRDAALAPMRALHRVTGQTVNLSVRQGDEIVYIERAYSERSGMQVVRAIGGRAPLHLTSVGKLFLAADEAARVRNYATRTGLAGHTRTSITDLTKLERELSWVRSNGYARDNEELELGVRCIAAGIYDDSRRLVAGLSLSAPADRLQDSWLQNLKDTALQISRGMGYVTEAAA
- a CDS encoding (Fe-S)-binding protein, with the translated sequence MRVGLFATCLVDLMRPEIGFSVLKLLEAAGYEVMVPEAQTCCGQPAYNSGERAVSRDLAEKFLREFEMFDYIVVPSGSCGGMIRQHYGDLLHNDPELNGRYERLRERVFELTDFLVNVARVQTLPSSFSGHVTYHDSCSGLRELGVKQQPRELLSRLPGVQLTEMKDCEACCGFGGTFSVKYGNISTAIVDEKCANIKASGADTVVLGDLGCILNIEGRLRRTGDSSTRVLHIAQVLAGDA
- a CDS encoding DMT family transporter, whose amino-acid sequence is MSGVMEQGGAAASSARATLWVASMPWLFVLIWSTGFIVAKYGMPYAEPMTFLFLRFAGVVVLMVPFVLLARVPLPRLPGKAQTDWSAVGHIAVAGLLLQTGYLGGVWAAIKLGMPAGVSALIVGMQPILTALIATRMGERIGARAWLGLLLGIAGVALVVANKLGASGLTPASLALAGGALLSITVGTVYQKHFCPVFDLRMGSVIQFAAAALACVPFMFLFETRAVQWSAAMLGAMAWSVVALSIGAISLLFLLIRRGAATKVSSLMYLTPPTTAVTAWLLFGERFPPLAAAGMVLAALGVALVIRR
- the pbpG gene encoding D-alanyl-D-alanine endopeptidase; amino-acid sequence: MFRSDSIFSRFFGSAPLSAVATAVLVSVSMVAAPVAEAATKSATTQKTSKKQVKSVNAEKKGASKIVAKSSRSGKVAKREASSTRKVVVLKNGKRHTVVAQRAAPVRAAFTPAKPSLGEAMGLRDTDDALALRSSVALVMDQNSNEVLFQKNASAVLPIASITKLMTALVVMDARLPMDEVLTISEEDRDTEKHSGSRLRFGTQLTRQELLLLALMSSENRAASALGRNYPGGLPAFVQAMNRKARELGMNDSHFVDSSGLSSSNVSSATDLVRMVNAAYRNPTIREFSTQTEHEVNVLGRTQHYVSTNRLVRGGNWEIGLQKTGFISEAGQCLVMQAKVQGRNVVMVFLDSAGKLSRFADANRVKDWLEHAPSPSSPQRGFPSSPNLTQAPGGAHAILASQQSRGI
- a CDS encoding FAD-binding oxidoreductase — encoded protein: MQTGQFAQRLTEALGADTVLTNPDDIAPWLSDWRGIYRGQAQAVLRPRTVDEVSRALALCQQAAVPVVPRGGNTGLCGGATPDAQAQNVVLSLDRMNAVRSLDTIANTMVAEAGCILGNLRRAAQDANRLLPLSLAAEDSCQIGGNLATNAGGVNVVRYGMARELVLGVEAVLPNGEVFHGLRTLRKDNTGYDLKQLLVGSEGTLGVITAAALRLFPRTDTRSVVLAAVASPAQSLALYELLFEQCGARLQAFEFFTGDCLDLVLTHAEGVQEPFAQRYPAYVLVELADTTDEDALNALLERVIGEALERELCLDAAVSASLAQLQALWKLREEISEAQRADGPHLKHDISLPIEQIPAFMTSMETRLRGLDPAIRPFIFGHFGDGNLHYNLSRPAGAPKDWAATQGDAVTDAVLDEVMRYGGSISAEHGIGQLKRHAFLTMKDPLELRLMREIKAVFDPAGIMNPGKLL
- a CDS encoding FadR/GntR family transcriptional regulator produces the protein MRTRAVTLTEQVTRQLRADIESGAYPVGSRLPTGRQLSEQYGVSAAVIREVTEHLRSQGFVESRQGVGCTVRSRTGSAGFQLPREPDIDASGLADLYDLRIDLEGAAAALAAVRRTDEDVAALSALLQRLRAHLYDPQPAADIDAAFHIGIAAATHNPYYRQLLQYLNLQLHQAVATARANTLRQAGLAETVHAEHEAIVDAIRRGDAAAARAAAVTHLQCAARRLGLVLRTRADEASTARVASSPSLS
- the phaP1 gene encoding TIGR01841 family phasin PhaP1; the protein is MILTPEQVAAAQKANLETLFGLTTKAFEGVEKLVELNLQVVKTSFAEGVDNAKKALSAKDAQELLAIQAAAVQPVAEKTLAYTRHLYEIASETQSEFTKVAEAQLAEGSKNVQALVENLAKNAPAGSESTVAIVKSAISAANNAYESVQKATKQAVEIAETNFQAAATAATKAAQQASATARTATAKKTTAA